One stretch of Hymenobacter chitinivorans DSM 11115 DNA includes these proteins:
- a CDS encoding GAF domain-containing protein has product MAPTPFVPDNESERLRSLRAYDVLPTLIEPIFDEFVALTAQVFSLPISLIAVVEEAEVFYPANHGMPGNDRQRRAEALCSTAIEKARAVVYHDLLLETAATIPAEAALAAQQNELRFYAGALLRLPDQSPLGTLCIIDRQPRTFSATEQQVLDQLAALVSQAIAVRHACLYQSADGLEQWEQLRTQLQEELRELTALVRYLFTRHGVQIPVPAELLAQVERRLHDFRALLDEHQCS; this is encoded by the coding sequence ATGGCCCCTACTCCTTTCGTGCCCGATAATGAATCTGAGCGGTTACGCAGCCTGCGGGCTTACGATGTGCTGCCCACACTTATCGAGCCGATCTTCGATGAATTCGTAGCCCTCACGGCCCAAGTTTTCAGCCTGCCCATCTCCCTTATTGCCGTAGTAGAAGAAGCTGAGGTGTTCTACCCCGCCAACCACGGCATGCCCGGCAACGACCGGCAGCGGCGGGCCGAGGCTCTGTGCTCCACGGCCATCGAAAAGGCCCGCGCCGTAGTTTACCACGACCTGCTACTCGAAACCGCGGCGACCATCCCGGCCGAGGCGGCCCTGGCGGCCCAGCAAAACGAGCTGCGCTTCTACGCCGGCGCCCTGTTGCGCCTGCCCGATCAGTCGCCGCTGGGTACGCTGTGCATTATTGACCGGCAGCCGCGCACGTTCAGCGCCACCGAGCAGCAAGTGCTCGACCAGCTGGCCGCCCTGGTCAGCCAGGCCATTGCCGTCCGCCACGCCTGCCTGTATCAGTCGGCCGACGGGCTGGAGCAGTGGGAACAGCTACGAACTCAGCTCCAGGAAGAGCTGCGCGAGCTGACGGCGTTGGTGCGCTACCTCTTCACCCGGCACGGCGTTCAGATTCCGGTGCCCGCCGAACTACTGGCCCAGGTGGAGCGCCGCCTGCACGACTTTCGGGCCTTGCTCGATGAGCACCAATGCTCCTAG
- a CDS encoding T9SS type A sorting domain-containing protein, whose protein sequence is MRALSSISTPAAHVLDSVASWWSHALILLGLLLMSRASRAQGPDADQLAFSESAGGAPTTLSAAFAYDGGSRCAGTVGQLVPAWANGAQAGTFSASPVGLSLNPTTGVVDLARSQAGAYTITNQLAAGGAAGVAASTFLVLHTLPSPVLTASGPTTFGAGGAVRLTASGGTEGATYQFFNNGQLIREATSNTYTATKSGSYTVLVINPGSCVAASAAVPVTVAPAKTAPELSIAPNPTPAHFTIFTGAAAPAARISVRNGRGEEVQTGLVPAGVPSYDVDLSSLAAGTYMLQVTTATGRVMRRVVRE, encoded by the coding sequence ATGCGTGCCCTGTCCTCTATTTCTACCCCTGCTGCCCACGTTCTCGACAGCGTTGCCTCCTGGTGGAGCCACGCGCTGATTTTGCTCGGCCTGCTGCTCATGTCGCGCGCGAGCCGCGCCCAAGGCCCTGACGCCGACCAACTAGCCTTCTCCGAATCGGCCGGTGGTGCCCCGACGACCCTTAGCGCGGCCTTCGCCTACGACGGCGGCAGCCGCTGCGCCGGCACGGTGGGCCAGCTGGTGCCCGCCTGGGCCAACGGTGCGCAGGCCGGCACGTTTTCAGCCAGCCCGGTGGGCCTGAGCCTCAACCCTACCACCGGCGTCGTGGACCTAGCCCGCAGCCAGGCCGGCGCCTACACTATTACTAATCAATTGGCGGCCGGCGGAGCCGCGGGAGTAGCGGCCAGCACGTTTCTGGTGCTGCACACCCTGCCCAGCCCGGTGCTGACGGCCAGCGGACCTACCACTTTCGGGGCCGGCGGCGCCGTCCGGCTCACGGCCAGCGGCGGCACCGAAGGAGCCACGTACCAGTTTTTCAACAACGGCCAGCTGATTCGCGAGGCGACGAGCAACACCTACACTGCCACCAAGAGCGGGTCGTACACGGTGCTGGTTATCAACCCCGGCAGCTGCGTGGCGGCCTCCGCGGCCGTGCCCGTGACGGTGGCGCCGGCCAAAACCGCCCCGGAGCTCAGCATTGCCCCCAACCCTACCCCGGCCCATTTTACCATCTTCACGGGCGCGGCGGCCCCGGCAGCCCGGATTTCGGTGCGCAACGGCCGCGGCGAGGAAGTACAGACCGGGCTGGTGCCGGCCGGCGTGCCCTCCTACGATGTTGACTTAAGCTCCCTGGCGGCTGGCACCTATATGCTGCAGGTAACCACGGCCACGGGCCGTGTTATGCGGCGCGTGGTGCGAGAATAA
- a CDS encoding response regulator transcription factor translates to MTVLIVEDERTLARELGIFLHQQNFTCTVARTAREARTQLADTPFDFVLLDLGLPDGDGLEVLAEAKQNDLTAAVIILTARSAVEDRIGGLELGADDYLAKPFSLPELLARMHAITRRRFGLHKPLVSCGAFELDLQARRLLHQGQEVSLSVKEFDVLSYLVLHKNRVMTRLQLTEHIWGNLPEAGFDSNYIDAHIKNLRKKLGLLADVEWLETVRGVGYRARL, encoded by the coding sequence ATGACCGTTCTTATCGTGGAAGATGAGCGCACCCTGGCCCGCGAGCTGGGCATCTTCCTGCACCAGCAAAACTTTACCTGCACCGTGGCCCGCACGGCCCGCGAGGCCCGAACCCAGCTGGCCGACACGCCCTTCGACTTCGTGCTGCTGGACCTGGGCCTGCCCGACGGCGACGGCCTGGAGGTGCTGGCCGAGGCCAAGCAGAACGACTTGACGGCCGCCGTCATCATTCTCACGGCCCGCAGCGCGGTAGAAGACCGGATTGGCGGCCTGGAGCTAGGCGCCGACGACTACCTGGCCAAGCCCTTTTCTTTGCCCGAGCTGCTGGCCCGCATGCACGCCATTACCCGCCGCCGCTTTGGGCTGCACAAGCCGCTGGTCAGCTGCGGGGCCTTCGAGTTGGACTTGCAGGCCCGCCGCTTGCTGCACCAGGGCCAGGAAGTGAGCTTGTCGGTCAAGGAATTCGACGTGCTCAGCTACCTCGTGCTGCACAAAAACCGGGTCATGACCCGCCTGCAGCTCACTGAGCACATCTGGGGTAACCTGCCCGAAGCCGGCTTCGACTCCAACTACATCGACGCCCACATCAAAAACCTGCGTAAGAAGCTCGGCCTGCTGGCCGACGTGGAGTGGCTCGAAACCGTGCGCGGCGTGGGCTACCGGGCCCGGCTGTGA
- a CDS encoding Panacea domain-containing protein, with protein sequence MYERNIHTYVELVIEHAKKNGIELTPLKLQKVLYYLQAWSLAFSGDDLFDDVPQAWVRGPVYPAVYTRFCQLKATPIVHANATVNTAALLAFPQTEFTISALRDQEQVLEAVLHEYVPKTAEWLVRQTHCEKPWLEARAGLDSVEPSSKELSKETMKTYYSSSIHQHQPLNPFASQDVSASDFALESPLAELQQQWENKAEYFTGISKEEVMQRAQHLMMTMQSLKPSMFIVSLTYDHDLYVRAEIAGGRSLHASVTFGEDSDPEDDTFLAMFLNGEEQWNVSCAFHQTNETIYYQLVPTELVA encoded by the coding sequence ATGTACGAACGCAACATCCACACTTACGTTGAGTTAGTAATAGAACATGCTAAAAAAAATGGCATTGAACTAACCCCGCTAAAGCTCCAGAAAGTCTTGTACTATCTGCAGGCATGGAGCCTTGCATTCTCAGGCGATGATCTTTTTGATGATGTTCCCCAGGCGTGGGTACGTGGACCGGTATATCCAGCAGTATATACCCGTTTTTGCCAACTCAAAGCAACACCAATTGTGCATGCAAATGCAACAGTCAATACTGCTGCATTATTGGCTTTCCCACAAACTGAGTTTACTATCAGTGCGTTGCGTGACCAGGAACAAGTACTAGAAGCAGTCCTTCACGAGTATGTGCCAAAAACGGCCGAATGGCTTGTACGCCAGACTCATTGCGAAAAGCCTTGGCTTGAGGCACGCGCTGGGTTAGATTCTGTTGAACCCAGTTCGAAAGAACTTTCTAAAGAGACCATGAAGACCTACTATTCAAGTAGTATTCATCAACACCAGCCGCTGAACCCTTTCGCTTCTCAAGACGTGTCTGCCTCCGATTTTGCCCTTGAATCACCCCTTGCCGAACTTCAACAGCAATGGGAAAATAAAGCTGAGTACTTCACTGGTATCTCCAAAGAAGAAGTAATGCAACGCGCTCAGCACTTGATGATGACAATGCAGTCATTAAAGCCTAGTATGTTCATTGTAAGCCTCACATATGACCATGACCTGTATGTGCGTGCAGAGATTGCTGGTGGGCGTAGCTTACACGCTAGTGTAACATTTGGTGAAGACTCAGACCCTGAGGATGATACTTTCCTTGCTATGTTTTTGAATGGAGAAGAGCAATGGAATGTGAGTTGTGCTTTTCATCAAACGAATGAAACAATCTACTACCAATTAGTCCCTACAGAACTAGTAGCATAG
- a CDS encoding sensor histidine kinase: MKLSTKFTLFNGLSRVVILLLLVGVLPPVMSRLALVSTDSRLAQKKEKVLRLIRRNGISTFIEGDQSSYGSYNLLKEEFISLEEIPPGPRIDVIEDSKRAVEDEIVEYRVLSYSFAQGPKYYLLEIGRSTGSIDETERNFRTYAFYILLVAVALTTLADLAFFRYLLEPFYTIIRQRLKNAHHPAAFNFTPIPTSTDDFRYLDESLREMMTTIQASFSKERKFIADASHELLTPLAALQYRFDNMLSDESLSDENLLRVVESQRTVHRLRTIIKSLLMISKIENDQFPRTETVSLAQLVAEVSEEVQDRLSVLNLTLTQEVAPNFVVQAANRGLLFTLLFNLVSNAIKYNREGGQIMLLGRAAPDGYVLEVRDTGQGIRKEQLPRLFHRFDKGSTTDPDSYGLGLSIARTIADLHGIRIEVNSIEGLGTSFLLSFPGH; the protein is encoded by the coding sequence TTGAAGCTCAGCACCAAATTCACCCTCTTCAATGGCCTTTCGAGGGTCGTTATTCTGCTGCTGCTGGTGGGCGTGCTGCCACCGGTAATGAGCCGCCTGGCCCTGGTTTCGACCGACAGCCGGCTGGCCCAGAAGAAGGAAAAGGTGCTGCGCCTGATTCGCCGCAACGGCATTTCGACTTTTATCGAGGGCGACCAGTCGTCGTACGGCAGCTACAACCTGCTCAAGGAGGAGTTTATTTCGCTGGAGGAAATTCCGCCCGGCCCCCGCATCGACGTCATTGAGGACTCGAAGCGGGCCGTGGAAGACGAAATCGTGGAGTACCGGGTGCTGAGCTATTCCTTTGCCCAGGGCCCCAAGTACTACCTGCTCGAAATCGGGCGCAGCACGGGCAGCATCGACGAGACGGAGCGCAACTTCCGCACCTACGCCTTTTACATTCTGCTGGTGGCCGTGGCCCTGACGACGCTGGCCGACCTGGCCTTTTTCCGCTACCTGCTCGAGCCCTTTTACACCATCATCCGGCAGCGGCTCAAGAATGCCCACCACCCGGCAGCCTTCAACTTCACGCCCATCCCGACCAGCACCGACGACTTCCGCTACCTCGACGAGAGCCTGCGCGAGATGATGACCACCATTCAGGCCTCGTTTTCCAAGGAGCGCAAATTTATTGCCGACGCCTCCCACGAGCTGCTCACCCCGCTGGCCGCCCTGCAGTACCGCTTCGACAACATGCTTTCGGACGAAAGCCTCTCGGACGAAAACCTGCTGCGGGTGGTGGAGTCGCAGCGCACGGTGCACCGGTTGCGCACCATCATCAAGTCGCTGCTGATGATTTCCAAAATCGAAAACGACCAGTTTCCGCGCACCGAAACCGTGTCGTTGGCCCAGCTCGTGGCCGAGGTCAGCGAAGAGGTGCAGGACCGCCTTTCCGTCCTCAACCTGACGTTGACCCAGGAAGTAGCGCCCAATTTTGTGGTGCAGGCCGCCAACCGCGGCCTGCTCTTTACACTGCTCTTCAACCTGGTCAGCAACGCCATCAAGTACAACCGCGAGGGTGGGCAGATCATGCTGCTGGGCCGGGCGGCACCGGACGGCTACGTGCTGGAAGTGCGCGACACCGGCCAGGGCATCCGCAAGGAACAGCTGCCGCGCCTGTTTCACCGCTTCGACAAAGGCAGCACCACCGACCCCGACAGCTACGGCCTGGGCCTTTCCATTGCCCGCACCATTGCCGACCTGCACGGCATCCGGATTGAGGTCAACTCCATCGAGGGCCTGGGCACTTCTTTTCTACTTTCTTTTCCGGGGCACTAA
- a CDS encoding Atu2307/SP_0267 family LLM class monooxygenase: MEVGIDSFAALLLDDGTGTRLSGAQAMGQLLDRIELADQVGLDVFGIGEHHRAEYLDSAPAVILAAAAARTRRIRLTSAVTVLSAADPVRVFQQFATLDLISQGRAEMVVGRGSSIEAFPLFGFDLDDYDALFTEKLELLLAIREKEQLHWAGKFRPALTGQGIYPRPMQSRLPIWLGVGGTPQSFARAGALGLPLMVAIIGGETHRFRPLIDLYREAGRRAGFTPEQLPVGLHSLGYVAETTQEALESFYPGYARTFSARARERGGPAVTRPQFDAQAGPTGALLVGSPEDVAAKIRRHSEALGGITRVTFQMDVATLPHAQLLRAIELLGTRVAPLLR, translated from the coding sequence ATGGAAGTAGGAATAGACAGTTTTGCCGCGTTGCTGCTTGATGACGGCACCGGCACGCGGCTGAGTGGGGCCCAGGCCATGGGCCAGCTGCTCGACCGGATTGAGTTGGCCGACCAGGTCGGGCTGGATGTATTCGGCATCGGGGAGCACCACCGCGCTGAGTATCTGGACTCGGCCCCGGCCGTGATTCTGGCCGCAGCGGCGGCCCGCACCCGCCGAATTCGCCTGACCAGCGCCGTAACCGTGCTCAGCGCTGCCGACCCCGTCCGCGTGTTTCAGCAGTTTGCCACCCTGGATTTGATTTCGCAGGGCCGGGCCGAAATGGTGGTAGGCCGCGGCTCCTCCATCGAGGCCTTTCCCCTATTTGGCTTCGACCTCGACGACTACGACGCCTTGTTCACCGAAAAGCTGGAGCTGCTGCTAGCCATCCGCGAGAAGGAGCAGCTGCACTGGGCGGGTAAGTTTCGGCCCGCGCTGACCGGGCAAGGTATTTACCCGCGGCCCATGCAGAGCCGCTTGCCCATCTGGCTCGGCGTGGGCGGTACGCCCCAGTCCTTTGCCCGGGCCGGAGCGTTGGGCTTGCCGCTGATGGTAGCCATTATTGGGGGCGAAACCCACCGTTTCCGCCCTTTAATTGACTTGTACCGGGAGGCTGGGCGCCGGGCGGGCTTCACCCCCGAGCAGCTGCCCGTGGGGTTGCATTCCCTGGGCTACGTGGCCGAAACGACTCAGGAAGCCCTGGAAAGTTTTTACCCCGGCTACGCCCGCACCTTCAGCGCCCGGGCCCGGGAGCGGGGCGGCCCAGCCGTTACCCGTCCGCAGTTCGACGCCCAGGCTGGCCCCACCGGCGCGTTACTGGTGGGCAGCCCGGAAGACGTGGCGGCCAAAATCCGGCGGCACAGTGAGGCCCTGGGCGGTATCACCCGCGTCACGTTTCAGATGGACGTGGCCACCTTGCCCCACGCCCAGCTGCTGCGGGCCATTGAGCTGCTGGGTACGCGTGTGGCGCCCTTGCTGCGCTAA
- a CDS encoding endonuclease: MKHLFAWAVAAAMSLSTAVTAQVMPPAPPSNLQGQQLKDWLRTNWYDGKRIDLGYDQARGKMYNYVDVFDGRLVCVYSGYSVPKTIDSTATSTGGVGLINCEHTIPQSWFNEVSRMKSDIHHLYPTYTQWNSNRSNDMFADVPDNQTQIWMRNTTSQSTIPTSNIDEWSEDGGSLFEPREDHKGNLARSAFYFYTMHQGQTFDPGKDVITGLADLQTLYRWHLADPVDAHERERNRRVAKSQGNFNPFIAYPELVARAYGLIAQPTFAFTTATGSIEEGNSGTKTYTATISVDPAPTSTLTVQVSADAASSSALSPEDYTFTTQTLTFAAGETSKTVTVTVNGDTKPEADEVVQLKLTNASTGSTTGSVSTHSLVITNDDGEPTTVKFASAAGSLTEGNAGTQTYTVNVTLTGTVSATAVTVPVNVVAGSTSANATDYTLNTTSLTFAAGQTNQTLPVTITVNGDVTPEANETVYLSLGTPSGTAVIGNPGAHSFTIINDDQLPAGAPCTKLFFSEYVEASTGNTKVLEIYNPSQFTVELTGMRVDLFANGATTPTTQALSGSIAPGGVYVIANAGSVPAVLAKANITSAVTFFNGDDAVALFDGTDTLDVIGVIGQRPAATGWVIPGGGTTTDNTLVRKATVTQGEARWSRGAATWEAKGADVYTNIGAHTSSCIILGTKAALVTNKLEVYPTPTTHLLHVRLPEGSTRAAATISLLNALGQQVLTRQQTLGGATEATLDVRTLPAGLYTVRVALDGTTYTSRVVVQP, translated from the coding sequence ATGAAACACCTCTTCGCATGGGCTGTGGCCGCTGCAATGAGTTTGAGCACGGCCGTGACGGCGCAGGTAATGCCCCCGGCTCCGCCTTCCAACTTGCAGGGGCAGCAGCTAAAAGACTGGCTGCGCACCAACTGGTACGACGGTAAACGCATCGACCTGGGCTACGACCAGGCCCGTGGCAAAATGTACAACTACGTGGACGTGTTCGACGGCCGCCTGGTGTGCGTGTACTCGGGCTACTCGGTACCCAAAACCATCGACTCGACGGCCACCAGCACCGGGGGCGTGGGCTTGATCAACTGTGAGCACACCATTCCGCAGTCGTGGTTTAACGAGGTGAGCCGGATGAAATCCGACATTCACCACCTCTACCCCACCTACACCCAGTGGAACTCGAACCGCAGCAACGACATGTTTGCGGATGTGCCCGACAACCAGACCCAGATCTGGATGCGCAACACGACCAGCCAGAGCACGATTCCAACCTCGAACATCGACGAGTGGAGCGAGGATGGCGGCTCGCTGTTTGAGCCCCGCGAAGACCACAAGGGCAACTTGGCCCGCTCGGCGTTCTACTTCTACACCATGCACCAGGGCCAGACCTTTGACCCGGGCAAGGACGTAATTACCGGCCTAGCCGACCTGCAGACCCTCTACCGCTGGCACCTGGCCGACCCAGTGGACGCCCACGAGCGGGAACGGAACCGCCGCGTGGCCAAAAGCCAAGGCAACTTCAACCCCTTTATTGCCTATCCCGAGCTGGTAGCCCGCGCCTACGGCCTGATTGCCCAGCCCACCTTCGCCTTCACCACGGCCACCGGCTCGATTGAGGAAGGCAACAGTGGCACCAAAACCTACACCGCCACCATCAGCGTGGACCCGGCACCCACCTCGACGCTGACCGTGCAGGTTAGCGCCGATGCGGCCAGCTCCTCGGCCCTGAGCCCGGAAGACTACACCTTCACGACCCAGACGCTGACCTTTGCGGCCGGCGAAACCTCCAAGACGGTAACCGTAACGGTGAACGGCGACACCAAGCCCGAAGCCGATGAAGTAGTGCAGCTCAAGTTGACCAACGCCAGCACCGGTAGCACTACCGGCAGCGTATCGACCCACTCGCTGGTGATTACCAACGACGACGGGGAGCCCACCACGGTGAAGTTTGCGTCCGCTGCAGGCTCCCTCACTGAGGGCAACGCCGGCACCCAGACCTACACCGTGAACGTGACTCTGACCGGCACCGTGAGTGCCACGGCCGTGACGGTACCGGTGAACGTGGTGGCCGGCTCGACCAGCGCCAACGCTACCGACTACACGCTGAACACGACTTCGCTGACCTTCGCGGCCGGCCAGACCAACCAGACCCTGCCCGTGACCATCACGGTGAACGGCGACGTGACGCCCGAAGCCAATGAGACGGTGTATCTGAGCCTGGGCACGCCTTCGGGGACGGCCGTTATTGGCAACCCCGGCGCCCACTCCTTCACCATCATCAACGACGACCAGCTGCCGGCCGGCGCCCCCTGCACCAAGCTGTTCTTCTCGGAGTACGTGGAAGCCAGCACTGGCAACACCAAGGTGCTGGAAATCTACAACCCTTCGCAGTTCACCGTGGAGCTGACCGGCATGCGGGTTGACCTGTTTGCCAACGGCGCTACCACGCCCACCACGCAGGCTTTGTCGGGCAGCATTGCCCCCGGCGGCGTCTACGTTATTGCCAACGCCGGCTCGGTGCCGGCCGTGCTGGCCAAGGCCAACATTACGTCGGCCGTGACGTTCTTTAACGGCGACGACGCAGTAGCCCTGTTCGATGGCACTGATACGCTCGACGTAATCGGCGTAATCGGGCAGCGGCCGGCCGCTACCGGCTGGGTTATCCCCGGCGGCGGCACCACCACCGACAACACGCTGGTGCGCAAAGCCACGGTGACCCAGGGCGAAGCCCGCTGGTCACGCGGGGCGGCCACCTGGGAAGCCAAAGGTGCCGACGTGTACACCAACATTGGCGCCCACACCTCCTCCTGCATAATTCTGGGCACCAAAGCGGCCTTGGTAACCAACAAGCTGGAAGTATACCCCACGCCGACCACGCACCTGCTCCACGTGCGCCTGCCCGAAGGCTCGACCCGCGCGGCAGCCACCATCAGCCTGCTCAACGCCCTGGGCCAGCAGGTCCTGACCCGGCAGCAGACGCTGGGCGGCGCCACCGAGGCTACGCTGGACGTGCGCACCCTGCCCGCCGGCCTTTACACCGTACGGGTCGCCTTGGATGGCACTACCTACACCAGCCGGGTGGTAGTACAGCCCTAA
- a CDS encoding fasciclin domain-containing protein has product MPKLFLSSLALLTTLLTMSLPGTAQSQPPGKTKSDANKVKTRQGGAVSKAKVAPEGKTKVKAKSPAGSKLKAKAKPAAANKIAPGVLVGGNLMMPDQDIVENAVNSTEHTTLVSALRAGGLVETLKGPGPLTVFAPTNAAFDKLPAGTVNTLVMPENKQRLATMLAYHVVSGRLLANDLKDGQQLTTLEGETLTVVRKGTAVLLRDVRGGTATVTIADVLSRNGVTHVIDTVLLPNK; this is encoded by the coding sequence ATGCCCAAGCTTTTCCTCTCGTCCCTGGCCCTGCTCACCACTTTGCTTACCATGAGCCTGCCCGGCACGGCCCAGAGTCAGCCGCCGGGCAAGACGAAGTCGGATGCCAACAAAGTCAAAACCAGGCAGGGCGGCGCGGTAAGCAAAGCCAAGGTGGCCCCGGAGGGCAAAACCAAGGTCAAGGCTAAGAGCCCGGCAGGCAGTAAGCTCAAGGCAAAAGCGAAGCCCGCAGCCGCCAACAAGATAGCGCCCGGCGTGCTGGTGGGCGGCAACCTGATGATGCCCGACCAGGATATCGTCGAAAACGCGGTGAATTCAACCGAGCACACCACGCTGGTATCGGCCCTGCGGGCCGGGGGGCTGGTCGAAACGCTCAAGGGTCCGGGCCCGCTGACCGTGTTTGCGCCCACCAATGCCGCGTTTGACAAGCTGCCCGCCGGCACGGTAAACACGTTGGTAATGCCCGAAAACAAGCAGCGCCTGGCCACCATGCTGGCCTACCACGTGGTATCGGGCCGTTTGCTGGCCAATGACCTCAAAGACGGGCAGCAGCTGACTACGCTCGAAGGCGAAACCCTAACGGTGGTACGCAAGGGCACCGCCGTGCTGCTGCGCGACGTGCGGGGCGGCACCGCCACCGTCACCATTGCCGACGTATTGTCGCGCAACGGCGTGACCCACGTAATCGACACGGTGCTGCTGCCCAACAAGTAG
- a CDS encoding STAS/SEC14 domain-containing protein, whose translation MVFTYIGVPLSTDSWMEILYDTPSLSITYDDLNQWLYVEWKGQHNEVSAVTGGDLVLRLLQQHPCAKMLNDNSQVTSDWDKGAAWVGGHYYEQLANRGVRYVAWVYPPHWQARKSMDKAMQFVTRPMVVTFDDVATAYEWLRTTP comes from the coding sequence ATGGTGTTTACGTATATTGGAGTTCCGCTTTCGACCGACTCCTGGATGGAAATCCTCTACGATACGCCTTCCCTGTCCATCACCTACGACGACCTTAACCAGTGGCTGTACGTGGAGTGGAAAGGGCAGCACAACGAGGTATCGGCCGTGACGGGTGGCGACCTGGTGCTGCGTTTGCTGCAGCAGCACCCCTGCGCGAAGATGCTCAACGATAACAGCCAGGTCACTTCCGACTGGGATAAGGGCGCGGCCTGGGTAGGCGGCCACTACTACGAGCAACTGGCGAATCGGGGCGTACGGTACGTAGCCTGGGTGTATCCGCCCCACTGGCAGGCCCGCAAGTCCATGGACAAGGCCATGCAGTTTGTAACCCGGCCCATGGTTGTGACTTTCGACGACGTGGCCACGGCTTATGAGTGGCTGCGCACTACCCCCTAA
- a CDS encoding tyrosine-type recombinase/integrase has product MKITRQLRKDLLNQTGFAPIQVTICWQGNRLRISSGQLCRPEFWDEAESKVMPKKGSHYNHINPVLNSISETAEQALFTAEQQRRRLDKAELDGILKNLLQLPPEAAPATPVTSGNESPAEDEKSYFFQLMAQWVEAHERKVNPLTFRKIAKSTIDGLHATMARFEAYAQDRGVELTLEGMNTAFYNDFRTYVLDELGQEVNTFGKHINRLRSFLAWCEDEQELDVNRKYRKFTAPSQYVGVDALTEQELRRIYKIDFRSLAVQERLLELRTQSHSKGMDLELPSFQAWAAHVELARDKFLECAYTGLRISDAELLGWKHVKGQMIHIKAGKNQHECYIPFYDDDLFHLVELAHKYEDRAPDGLLLPTCYRVNEFLKIVQQLAGITRLTLSSKLGRKTFVTLKLYQGVPTRLVMQSTGHTTERSFNHYVGVDTLKLLQEYARRSPGMPRSVA; this is encoded by the coding sequence ATGAAGATCACTCGTCAACTTCGTAAGGACCTACTCAACCAAACAGGCTTCGCCCCCATCCAGGTTACGATCTGTTGGCAGGGCAACCGCCTGCGTATCAGCTCCGGCCAGCTGTGTCGGCCGGAGTTTTGGGATGAGGCCGAGTCGAAGGTGATGCCCAAAAAGGGCAGCCACTACAACCACATCAACCCGGTGCTCAACAGCATCTCCGAAACGGCCGAGCAAGCCCTGTTCACGGCCGAGCAACAGCGGCGCCGGCTGGACAAGGCCGAACTGGACGGCATCCTGAAGAACCTGCTGCAGCTACCACCTGAGGCAGCCCCTGCCACCCCAGTTACCTCAGGCAACGAGTCCCCGGCGGAAGACGAGAAGTCGTACTTCTTTCAGCTCATGGCCCAGTGGGTTGAGGCCCACGAGCGCAAGGTCAACCCGCTTACCTTCCGCAAGATTGCCAAGAGCACTATCGACGGACTGCACGCCACGATGGCCCGCTTCGAGGCCTATGCCCAGGACCGCGGCGTGGAGCTCACCCTGGAGGGCATGAACACGGCCTTCTACAACGACTTCCGCACCTACGTGCTCGACGAGCTGGGCCAGGAAGTCAATACCTTTGGCAAGCATATCAACCGGCTGCGCAGCTTTCTGGCCTGGTGCGAGGATGAGCAGGAGCTGGACGTGAACCGCAAGTACCGCAAGTTCACGGCGCCCTCGCAGTACGTGGGCGTCGACGCACTGACCGAGCAGGAGTTGCGGCGCATCTACAAGATTGACTTCCGCTCCCTGGCCGTGCAGGAGCGCCTGCTCGAGTTGCGCACCCAGAGCCACTCCAAGGGCATGGATCTGGAGCTTCCCTCCTTCCAGGCCTGGGCCGCGCACGTGGAGCTGGCCCGTGACAAGTTCCTGGAGTGCGCCTACACGGGCCTGCGTATCAGCGACGCCGAGCTTTTGGGATGGAAGCACGTCAAGGGCCAGATGATCCACATCAAGGCCGGCAAGAACCAGCACGAGTGCTACATTCCCTTCTACGATGATGACCTCTTCCACCTGGTAGAGCTGGCCCATAAGTATGAGGATCGGGCCCCCGATGGGCTGCTGCTGCCCACCTGTTACCGGGTCAATGAGTTTTTGAAAATCGTGCAGCAGCTGGCCGGCATCACCCGCCTCACACTCAGCAGCAAGCTGGGCCGCAAAACCTTCGTAACTTTGAAGCTGTACCAGGGCGTACCCACGCGCCTAGTGATGCAATCCACGGGCCACACCACCGAGCGCAGCTTCAACCATTACGTCGGCGTCGACACGCTCAAGCTCCTGCAGGAGTACGCCCGTCGCTCGCCGGGCATGCCGCGGTCAGTGGCATAA